A region of Burkholderiales bacterium JOSHI_001 DNA encodes the following proteins:
- a CDS encoding type I secretion outer membrane protein, TolC family (PFAM: Outer membrane efflux protein~TIGRFAM: type I secretion outer membrane protein, TolC family), whose translation MRKQILSKMALAVALVVGGPLLVQAQDAADLASAVRRALDTNPEISARLNALRGSVDAIAVAKGGRLPKVDLEAEVGATNDRITTRTKPVNIPSPNETLKRGGIALSASQLLWDGMGLQRDIDRLDHERMARWFDLNQASDDLALEVARAWIDVQRMRRLVELAEDSYVQHRYAFEQIQSRVRAGVGRGVDQEQAAARLALAESNLTTEKSNLHDVSERYLRLVGDKPPARMRRIASLERAVPGTATDAMNGAARSSAQVSAAIENLRAARSTAAQRESAWQPRVEARARVGGGKNFDGVEDQKRDANIGLYLNWNLYNGGADQARIRQQANVVNQAADLRDKACRDVRQTASIAYNDVRKLAEQMVLLDRNTLAIEKARDAYRQQFDIGQRSLLDLLNAENELYTARRAFANADYDHNLAQARVLASSGRLISELGLRPADSTELAPDAAKWTVGDDAAARCPLAAMEVTSASRADLDARAKSLLAATPAPVTTQSVAAPAAARAEPPKPAPAPAPVAAVPTTDLEQRLRDWAAAWSAKDVDQYLGFYASSFKPAKGSRSAWESQRRRLVGKPGPISVGVDNIDVRNQPDGSVATSFVQNYSSTGMKDKSRKVLQWRQVGGQWQIVKESNR comes from the coding sequence ATGCGCAAACAGATCCTGTCCAAGATGGCATTGGCCGTGGCCCTCGTGGTGGGGGGCCCGTTGCTGGTGCAAGCCCAGGACGCTGCCGACCTGGCTTCGGCCGTGCGTCGCGCACTGGACACCAACCCGGAAATCTCGGCGCGGCTGAATGCGCTGCGTGGGTCGGTGGATGCCATCGCCGTGGCCAAGGGCGGACGCCTGCCCAAGGTGGACCTGGAAGCCGAAGTCGGCGCCACCAACGACCGCATCACCACTCGGACCAAGCCGGTCAACATTCCGTCGCCGAACGAAACCCTGAAGCGCGGTGGCATCGCGCTGTCGGCGTCGCAGTTGCTGTGGGACGGCATGGGCCTGCAGCGCGACATCGACCGCCTGGACCATGAGCGCATGGCGCGCTGGTTTGACCTGAACCAGGCCAGCGATGACCTGGCCCTGGAAGTGGCCCGCGCCTGGATCGACGTGCAGCGCATGCGCCGCCTGGTCGAACTGGCCGAGGACAGCTATGTGCAGCACCGCTACGCCTTCGAGCAGATCCAGTCGCGCGTTCGCGCCGGCGTGGGTCGCGGGGTGGACCAGGAGCAAGCCGCCGCGCGCCTGGCCCTGGCCGAGAGCAACCTCACCACCGAGAAGAGCAACCTGCACGACGTGAGCGAGCGTTACCTGCGCCTGGTGGGCGACAAGCCGCCCGCGCGCATGCGCCGCATCGCCAGCCTGGAACGCGCCGTGCCCGGCACCGCCACCGACGCGATGAACGGCGCCGCGCGCTCCAGCGCCCAGGTCAGCGCCGCCATCGAGAACCTGCGCGCCGCACGTTCCACCGCCGCCCAGCGCGAATCGGCCTGGCAGCCGCGCGTGGAAGCCCGCGCCCGCGTGGGTGGCGGCAAGAACTTCGACGGTGTGGAAGACCAGAAGCGCGACGCCAACATCGGCCTGTACCTGAACTGGAACCTGTACAACGGCGGCGCCGACCAGGCCCGCATCCGCCAGCAGGCCAACGTGGTGAACCAGGCTGCCGACCTGCGCGACAAGGCCTGCCGCGACGTGCGCCAGACCGCTTCCATCGCCTACAACGACGTGCGCAAGCTGGCCGAGCAGATGGTGCTGCTGGACCGCAACACGCTGGCGATTGAAAAGGCTCGCGACGCCTACCGCCAGCAGTTCGACATCGGCCAGCGCAGCCTGCTGGACCTGCTGAACGCCGAGAACGAGCTCTACACCGCGCGCCGCGCCTTCGCCAACGCCGACTACGACCACAACCTGGCCCAGGCCCGGGTGCTGGCATCGTCCGGCCGCCTGATCAGCGAACTGGGCCTGCGCCCGGCCGATTCCACCGAACTGGCGCCCGACGCGGCCAAGTGGACCGTGGGCGACGACGCCGCCGCCCGCTGCCCGCTGGCGGCCATGGAAGTCACCAGCGCCAGCCGCGCCGACCTGGACGCCCGCGCCAAGTCGCTGCTGGCCGCCACGCCCGCGCCGGTCACCACCCAGTCGGTCGCCGCGCCGGCCGCGGCCCGTGCCGAGCCGCCCAAGCCCGCCCCGGCGCCGGCCCCGGTGGCGGCCGTGCCCACCACCGACCTGGAACAGCGCCTGCGCGACTGGGCCGCCGCCTGGTCGGCCAAGGACGTGGACCAGTACCTGGGCTTCTACGCCAGCAGCTTCAAGCCGGCCAAGGGCAGCCGCAGCGCCTGGGAATCGCAACGCCGCCGCCTGGTGGGCAAGCCCGGCCCCATTTCCGTGGGCGTGGACAACATCGACGTTCGCAACCAGCCTGATGGCAGCGTGGCCACGTCCTTCGTGCAGAACTACAGTTCCACCGGCATGAAAGACAAGAGCCGCAAGGTGCTGCAATGGCGCCAGGTGGGCGGCCAGTGGCAGATCGTGAAGGAATCGAACCGCTGA
- a CDS encoding putative periplasmic protein (PFAM: Bacterial protein of unknown function (DUF920)) — MIAEARRLALKFAWSNPDNARVAPQLRGLPTCVQNMPPQPVFPTLPTGVMASGLRRGGLGLHLVLWSLVAALLLLRADGGRAWDANRMLQAAQAAGPRALNAVRVLQQVLQSVNGTDDEAQLAAVNQFFNRQVIFTDDMLVWGVVDHWASPIETLAKGRGDCEDYAIAKYFSLLALGMPTAKLRLVYVRVQTGGAAQAHMVLAYYPSPQAEPMVLDNLITDIRPASRRPDLTPVFSFNSDGLWQGTAGASAGDPTVRLSRWREVLAKVREEGFL, encoded by the coding sequence ATGATAGCCGAGGCCAGGCGGCTGGCACTCAAGTTTGCGTGGTCGAATCCCGACAATGCCAGGGTGGCCCCGCAACTGCGGGGCCTGCCGACCTGCGTCCAGAACATGCCGCCCCAGCCGGTTTTTCCGACATTGCCGACTGGCGTGATGGCCAGTGGGTTGCGGCGTGGCGGACTCGGCCTGCACCTGGTGCTGTGGTCGCTGGTGGCCGCGCTGCTGCTGCTGCGCGCCGATGGCGGCCGGGCCTGGGACGCCAACCGCATGCTGCAGGCGGCTCAGGCGGCCGGGCCGCGGGCCCTGAACGCCGTGCGGGTGCTGCAGCAGGTGCTGCAGTCGGTGAACGGGACCGACGATGAGGCCCAGTTGGCCGCGGTGAACCAGTTCTTCAACCGCCAGGTCATCTTCACCGACGACATGCTGGTCTGGGGCGTGGTGGACCATTGGGCCAGCCCGATCGAGACCCTGGCCAAGGGCCGCGGCGACTGCGAGGACTACGCCATCGCCAAGTACTTCAGCCTGTTGGCGCTGGGCATGCCCACGGCCAAGCTGCGCCTGGTGTATGTGCGGGTACAAACGGGGGGTGCTGCGCAGGCCCACATGGTGCTGGCCTACTACCCCAGCCCCCAAGCCGAACCCATGGTGCTGGACAACCTGATCACCGACATCCGGCCGGCGTCGCGCCGGCCCGACCTGACCCCGGTGTTCAGCTTCAACAGCGACGGGCTGTGGCAAGGCACCGCCGGCGCGTCGGCGGGTGACCCCACGGTGCGCCTGTCGCGCTGGCGCGAAGTGCTGGCCAAGGTGCGCGAAGAAGGATTCCTGTGA
- a CDS encoding EAL domain-containing protein (PFAM: EAL domain; HAMP domain; GGDEF domain) yields the protein MSLIRQMALLLVAVVLLALLGSVSANLMAARATLATQLSVKNADNATALALALSQHKGDATAMELLMAAQFDTGHYRRIRLVPPQGGAPSFLRESEVQRSQAPAWFETLLPIDAPPGQAQVSDGWRALGTLELESQSAYAYNALWSGALHAAGLLLGVGLAAGLVGAWGVGALRRPLAAMVGQAQALQDGRFVTVDVPRTPELKALAGAMNAMVKRLRGVFESQAQQVEALRQQAERDALTGVSNRRLFVSRLSAALGGERGRAGGALVMVRVLQLEQLNRRAGREAADLVLRAVAQALLAYEQRIDGGFAGRLNGADFALYLPAAGVAPDTAQALLQGLRAVLGALDSHAGICVGSAELGALQEAGQALAAVDDALAQAEAEGPFQWAHRADASASAQPRSEAEWRRAIQEALAEGRAALAHYPVVSRRGPVLHLECPLRLRLAPDAAPEPASQWLSHALRSRLGPALDLRALDLALAELASDPTPRSVNLALDSLATAGFVADVRARLQVAPAQVRQRLWLELPERALQEHAALVQDAARQWGELGAQVGVEHAGGASAELGRLYELGLRFVKIDRRHVDGVASDGDVLQFASSLVTLLRGMGLMVIAEGVSRPDDLAALWELGFDGATGPVVTLPG from the coding sequence ATGTCCCTGATCCGCCAGATGGCCTTGCTGCTGGTGGCCGTGGTGCTGCTGGCCTTGCTGGGCAGCGTGTCGGCCAACCTGATGGCCGCGCGCGCCACGCTGGCCACGCAGTTGAGCGTGAAGAACGCCGACAACGCCACCGCCCTGGCGCTGGCGCTGTCGCAACACAAGGGCGATGCCACGGCGATGGAACTGCTGATGGCCGCGCAGTTCGACACCGGCCATTACCGCCGCATCCGCCTCGTGCCGCCGCAGGGCGGGGCGCCCAGCTTCCTGCGCGAAAGCGAAGTGCAGCGCAGCCAGGCGCCGGCCTGGTTCGAGACCCTGTTGCCCATCGACGCCCCGCCGGGCCAGGCCCAGGTCAGCGATGGCTGGCGTGCACTGGGCACGCTGGAGCTGGAAAGCCAGTCGGCCTATGCCTACAACGCGCTGTGGTCTGGCGCGCTGCACGCGGCCGGGCTCTTGCTGGGCGTGGGCCTGGCCGCCGGCCTGGTGGGGGCCTGGGGCGTGGGTGCGCTGCGCCGGCCGCTGGCCGCCATGGTGGGCCAGGCCCAGGCGCTGCAGGACGGCCGCTTCGTCACGGTGGACGTGCCGCGCACGCCCGAGCTGAAAGCGCTGGCCGGGGCCATGAATGCCATGGTGAAGCGGCTGCGCGGCGTGTTCGAAAGCCAGGCGCAGCAGGTGGAGGCGCTGCGCCAGCAGGCCGAGCGCGACGCGCTCACCGGCGTTTCCAACCGGCGCCTGTTCGTGTCCCGCCTGAGTGCGGCACTGGGCGGCGAGCGTGGCCGCGCCGGCGGCGCCCTGGTGATGGTGCGTGTGCTGCAGCTGGAGCAGCTGAACCGCCGTGCCGGCCGCGAGGCCGCCGACCTGGTGCTGCGCGCCGTGGCGCAGGCGCTGCTGGCCTACGAACAACGCATCGACGGCGGCTTTGCCGGCCGCCTGAACGGGGCCGACTTCGCGCTGTACCTGCCCGCCGCTGGCGTGGCACCGGACACTGCGCAGGCCTTGCTGCAGGGCCTGCGGGCCGTGCTGGGCGCGCTGGACAGCCATGCCGGCATCTGTGTGGGCTCGGCCGAGCTGGGTGCATTGCAGGAAGCCGGTCAGGCGCTGGCCGCGGTGGACGATGCGCTGGCGCAGGCCGAGGCCGAAGGCCCGTTCCAGTGGGCCCACCGGGCCGACGCGTCGGCCAGCGCGCAGCCGCGCTCGGAGGCCGAGTGGCGCCGCGCCATCCAGGAAGCCCTGGCCGAGGGGCGCGCCGCGCTGGCCCACTACCCCGTGGTCAGCCGCCGGGGGCCGGTGCTGCACCTGGAATGCCCGCTGCGCCTGCGGCTGGCCCCGGATGCGGCGCCCGAGCCGGCGTCGCAGTGGCTGTCGCATGCCCTGCGCAGCCGACTGGGACCGGCGCTGGACCTGCGGGCCCTGGACCTGGCGCTGGCCGAACTGGCCAGCGACCCCACGCCGCGCAGCGTGAACCTGGCGCTGGACTCGCTGGCCACGGCCGGCTTCGTGGCCGATGTGCGGGCCCGCCTGCAAGTGGCGCCGGCGCAGGTGCGCCAACGCCTGTGGCTGGAACTGCCCGAGCGGGCCCTGCAGGAGCACGCGGCGCTGGTGCAGGACGCCGCGCGCCAATGGGGCGAACTGGGCGCGCAGGTGGGGGTGGAACACGCCGGCGGCGCCTCGGCCGAACTGGGGCGCTTGTACGAACTGGGGCTGCGCTTTGTCAAGATCGACCGCCGGCACGTGGACGGCGTGGCCAGCGATGGCGATGTGCTGCAGTTCGCGTCCAGCCTGGTGACGCTGCTGCGCGGCATGGGCCTGATGGTGATTGCCGAAGGGGTGTCGCGGCCGGATGACCTGGCCGCGCTGTGGGAGCTGGGCTTTGACGGCGCCACCGGGCCGGTGGTCACCCTGCCGGGCTGA
- a CDS encoding VCBS repeat-containing protein (TIGRFAM: type 1 secretion C-terminal target domain (VC_A0849 subclass); VCBS repeat): MTYLINRRPTGTDVSRTINEDTRYTVKAADLGFRDYDYGQTMAGVRIDTLPKAGSLLLNGVAVAAGQLISRADLDAGKLQFVPAANAYGDAYAAFTFSVKDSAGAFDDCPNNFCINVCPVNDAPDARDDTATTAANTAVVINVKANDSDPDNTNAQLTVTQATLVDPSKGTVTINPDGTLNFKPAAGVTGTVEINYTLKDPGGLTDTAKVTVTVTAPPVDEDCVTFNFNGNSPTCGPVGNILNYTVSGVSVHVSAFARTDGDAGVWSKAYVGAYGGGLGVTDSAEGTGAGNTHTVDNDGGRSNYLVFEFNQQVVLDKAFLGYVVCDSDLKVWVGTVNNAYTNHVQLSDAVLTNLGFSEVNTTTLSTTRWAELNAGEVAGNVIVIAADPSSRSATLGSTNLIQNGSFEDPVVPSSGASFFNKITGWTAVGDTLEVAKSTTYGVTGSTGTQVLELDANKAVGSVYQDIATTAGKTYQLSLDVAQRYCTVAGTNTVEVWWRGAKVATIDPGSTKLTTYTFQVTGSGGNDRLEFREQSTDSDSVGGIIDNVRLFAYTAPVADSVYDYFKVQQLEVCLPAPANTPPDGADATRTIAEDGSYTVVAGDFGFRDADADAGQTLAAVRIDTLPGNGTLTLNGVAVTAGQLIGVAAINAGQLRIAPDANESGSPYASFGFSVQDSTGSFDTAPNTFTLNVTPVNDAPVARPDATTTPEDTPVTGNVLTNDSDIDDSALTVTSYTVNGTNTAAGAGVFLAQGVLVVNTDGSYTFNPARNFFGPVPEITYEVRDAAGATAQSTLRIVVTPVNDDPLANPDTNTTDEDTTLVVSAANGVITSTGRAAGADTDVENDPLTVSAVGNSSANVGNALQGAWGALVLNADGSYRYTPNAAAQALQAGQSRDDVFNYTVSDGQGGSASSTLTITVTGLSEGGPKIDVPDANGADAGDNGIIEAGTPVSGSFTVSAPDGLASVTVGATVLSPAQLAALGASPVTITTPKGTLTLISFDPTTGAVGYRYAAPAQNAPDGSTDSITVVVTDTAGGSASDALDIFIADTAPAVRADVDSVTEDAKLSASGNVISAGTGSDTLAADAAQVSAVRFGATAGALGSALAGAHGELTLNADGSYSYALNNTDPAVQALNAGQTLTEVFTYTLTDADGDASSTTLTITINGSSDGGPKIDVPDANGADAGDNSIIEAGTPVSGSFTVSAPDGLASVTVGGTVVTAAQLAALGTTPVTVTTPKGTLTLTSFDPTTGAVGYRYAAPAQNAPDGSTDSITVVVTDTAGGSASDALDIFIADTAPEARADVNSVTEDSKIAASGNVISADAGADTLAADQAEVSEVRFGANISSVGTPLAGAFGSLVLAANGSYTYTLNNASPAVQALKQGQSLDEVFTYTLTDADGDASTTTLTITVNGSNDAPRLAATVVAAALSEEGLALGNPDSAGSPDTTNRAELSGSLGVSDADGDTLSFALQAPTEALTSGGQAITWTGAGTGTLLGSAGSVEVIRVEVDATGYRVQLLAPLDHPVNPVEDQLQLGFGLTVSDGVASASATLNVTVEDDSPVALNVVQNVPKGAVVTNLMLVIDLSGSMNEESGVLDPTDPTGTLQLTRLQLQKQAVLRLLDEYDALGDVQVRLVTFSTRASKVGEIWVDVGTARSQIETLTAEGFTNYDAALERARDAFDDAGKLELGQNISYFFSDGQPTTADGVNFPAPTLDPATGTLGIQPGEEKVWTDFLTVNDITSYSLGLGGAGVVSAHLDPVAYDGARGLNTGGTVVTDLAQLTDTLLSTVTSSVTGRLSVGTGASGSAFGADQGAVSSLGVGSSRYNFDPETGTLSVQGANNSRFDASTHRLSVDLSNGGTLVVDMDDGTFLYTVPSGAGTPGSDQPQLDRFDFTLIDHDGDAASGSLSLARNGATLEGSGNSDVFRWSLADAGPAGGTAENTVTGFDAQAVATGGDVLDLRDLLQGETAATLQNYLDFETTASGTTLHVSSTGGFAGGNFSFGAQDLAIHLDTNLRSDLGLQASASDNLVINELLRRGSLTVDA; the protein is encoded by the coding sequence ATGACGTATCTGATCAACCGCCGCCCCACGGGCACCGACGTATCGCGCACCATCAACGAAGACACGCGATACACCGTCAAGGCGGCTGACCTGGGCTTTCGGGACTATGACTATGGCCAGACCATGGCAGGCGTGCGCATTGACACCCTGCCCAAGGCCGGCTCGCTGCTGCTGAACGGCGTGGCCGTCGCGGCGGGCCAGCTGATCTCCCGCGCCGACCTGGATGCCGGCAAGCTGCAATTCGTGCCGGCCGCCAATGCCTACGGCGACGCTTACGCCGCCTTCACCTTCAGCGTGAAAGACTCGGCGGGTGCCTTCGACGACTGCCCGAACAACTTCTGCATCAATGTCTGCCCGGTGAACGACGCGCCCGACGCGCGCGACGACACCGCCACCACGGCCGCGAACACCGCGGTGGTCATCAACGTCAAGGCCAACGATTCCGACCCTGACAACACCAACGCCCAACTCACGGTGACCCAGGCCACGCTGGTGGACCCGAGCAAGGGCACCGTCACCATCAACCCCGACGGCACGCTGAACTTCAAGCCGGCGGCTGGCGTCACCGGCACGGTCGAGATCAACTACACCCTGAAGGACCCGGGTGGCCTGACCGACACCGCCAAGGTCACGGTCACGGTGACCGCCCCGCCGGTGGACGAGGACTGCGTCACCTTCAACTTCAACGGCAACAGCCCGACCTGCGGCCCGGTCGGCAACATCCTGAACTACACCGTGTCCGGCGTGTCGGTGCATGTCAGCGCCTTCGCGCGCACCGACGGCGACGCGGGCGTCTGGTCCAAGGCCTACGTGGGCGCCTATGGCGGCGGCCTGGGCGTGACCGACAGCGCCGAAGGCACCGGCGCCGGCAACACCCACACGGTGGACAACGACGGCGGCCGCAGCAACTACCTGGTGTTCGAGTTCAACCAGCAGGTGGTGCTGGACAAGGCCTTCCTGGGCTATGTGGTGTGCGACAGCGACCTGAAGGTCTGGGTCGGCACCGTCAACAACGCCTACACCAACCATGTCCAGCTCAGCGACGCGGTGCTGACCAACCTGGGCTTCAGCGAGGTGAACACCACCACGCTGTCCACCACGCGCTGGGCCGAGTTGAACGCCGGCGAAGTGGCCGGCAACGTGATCGTCATCGCCGCCGACCCCTCGTCGCGCAGCGCCACGCTGGGCAGCACCAACCTGATCCAGAACGGCAGCTTCGAAGACCCGGTTGTCCCGAGCTCAGGCGCGTCCTTCTTCAACAAGATCACCGGCTGGACCGCCGTGGGCGACACGCTGGAAGTGGCCAAGTCCACGACCTACGGCGTGACCGGCTCCACCGGCACGCAGGTGCTGGAACTGGACGCCAACAAGGCCGTGGGCAGCGTCTACCAGGACATCGCCACCACCGCGGGCAAGACCTACCAGCTGTCGCTGGACGTGGCCCAGCGCTACTGCACCGTCGCCGGCACCAACACCGTGGAAGTGTGGTGGCGCGGCGCCAAGGTGGCCACCATCGACCCCGGCAGCACCAAGCTGACCACCTACACCTTCCAGGTCACCGGCTCCGGCGGCAACGACCGCCTGGAGTTCCGTGAGCAGTCCACCGACAGCGATTCCGTGGGCGGCATCATCGACAACGTGCGCCTGTTCGCCTACACCGCGCCAGTGGCCGACAGCGTGTACGACTACTTCAAGGTGCAGCAGTTGGAGGTTTGCCTGCCCGCGCCGGCCAACACCCCGCCCGACGGCGCCGACGCCACCCGCACCATCGCCGAAGACGGCAGCTACACCGTGGTGGCTGGCGACTTCGGCTTCCGCGACGCCGACGCCGACGCCGGCCAGACCCTGGCCGCCGTGCGCATCGACACCCTTCCGGGCAACGGCACGCTCACGCTCAATGGCGTGGCGGTCACCGCCGGCCAGCTCATCGGCGTGGCCGCCATCAACGCCGGCCAGCTGCGCATCGCTCCGGACGCAAACGAAAGCGGCAGCCCCTACGCCAGCTTCGGCTTCAGCGTGCAGGACAGCACCGGCAGCTTCGACACCGCGCCCAACACCTTCACGCTGAACGTTACCCCGGTGAACGACGCCCCGGTGGCCCGGCCCGACGCGACCACCACGCCGGAAGACACGCCCGTCACCGGCAACGTGCTCACCAACGACAGCGACATCGACGACAGCGCGCTCACAGTGACCAGCTACACGGTCAATGGCACCAACACGGCGGCCGGTGCCGGCGTGTTCCTGGCCCAAGGCGTGCTGGTGGTGAACACCGACGGCAGCTACACCTTCAACCCGGCCCGCAACTTCTTCGGCCCGGTGCCGGAAATCACCTACGAAGTGCGTGATGCCGCCGGTGCCACCGCGCAGTCCACCCTGCGCATCGTGGTCACCCCGGTGAACGACGACCCGCTGGCCAACCCGGACACCAACACCACCGACGAAGACACCACCCTGGTGGTGTCGGCGGCCAATGGCGTCATCACCAGCACCGGCCGCGCTGCCGGCGCCGACACCGACGTCGAGAACGATCCGCTGACCGTGTCAGCGGTGGGCAATTCCAGCGCCAATGTCGGCAATGCCCTGCAGGGTGCCTGGGGCGCCCTGGTGCTCAATGCCGACGGTTCCTACCGCTACACGCCCAATGCAGCCGCCCAGGCCCTGCAGGCCGGCCAGTCGCGCGACGACGTCTTCAACTACACCGTCAGCGACGGCCAGGGCGGCAGCGCCAGCAGCACCCTCACCATCACCGTGACCGGCTTGTCCGAAGGCGGCCCGAAGATCGACGTGCCCGATGCCAACGGCGCCGACGCTGGCGACAACGGCATCATCGAAGCCGGCACCCCGGTGAGCGGCAGCTTCACGGTCAGCGCGCCGGACGGCCTGGCCAGCGTCACCGTGGGCGCCACCGTGCTCAGCCCGGCCCAGCTGGCCGCGCTGGGCGCCTCGCCCGTGACCATCACCACCCCCAAGGGCACGCTCACCCTCATCAGCTTCGACCCCACCACCGGTGCCGTCGGCTACCGCTACGCCGCCCCGGCCCAGAACGCCCCGGACGGCAGCACCGACAGCATCACCGTCGTGGTGACCGACACCGCCGGCGGCAGCGCCAGCGACGCCCTGGACATCTTCATCGCCGACACCGCCCCCGCGGTCCGTGCCGACGTGGACAGCGTCACCGAGGACGCCAAGCTCAGCGCCAGCGGCAATGTCATCAGCGCCGGCACGGGTTCAGACACCCTGGCCGCCGATGCCGCCCAGGTCAGTGCCGTGCGCTTCGGCGCCACCGCCGGTGCCCTGGGCAGCGCGCTGGCGGGCGCCCATGGCGAGTTGACCCTCAATGCCGACGGCAGCTACAGCTACGCGCTGAACAACACCGACCCGGCGGTGCAGGCCCTGAACGCCGGCCAGACCCTGACCGAGGTGTTCACCTACACCCTGACCGACGCCGACGGCGATGCCAGCAGCACCACGCTGACCATCACCATCAACGGCTCCAGCGACGGCGGCCCGAAGATCGATGTGCCCGATGCCAACGGCGCCGACGCTGGCGACAACAGCATCATCGAGGCCGGCACCCCGGTGAGTGGCAGCTTCACGGTCAGCGCGCCGGACGGCCTGGCCAGCGTCACCGTGGGCGGCACCGTGGTGACCGCGGCCCAACTGGCCGCCCTGGGCACCACGCCCGTGACCGTCACCACCCCCAAGGGCACGCTCACCCTCACCAGCTTCGACCCCACCACCGGTGCCGTCGGCTACCGCTACGCCGCCCCGGCCCAGAACGCCCCGGACGGCAGCACCGACAGCATCACCGTCGTGGTGACCGACACCGCCGGCGGCAGCGCCAGCGACGCCCTGGACATCTTCATCGCCGACACCGCCCCCGAGGCCCGTGCCGACGTGAACAGCGTGACCGAAGACAGCAAGATCGCTGCCAGCGGCAACGTGATCTCCGCCGATGCCGGCGCCGACACCCTGGCCGCCGACCAGGCCGAAGTCAGCGAAGTGCGCTTCGGCGCCAACATCAGCAGCGTGGGCACACCGCTGGCCGGCGCCTTCGGCTCGCTGGTTCTTGCGGCCAACGGCAGCTACACCTACACGCTGAACAACGCCAGCCCGGCGGTGCAGGCCCTGAAGCAGGGCCAGTCGCTGGACGAGGTGTTCACCTACACCTTGACCGATGCCGACGGCGACGCCAGCACCACCACGCTGACCATCACCGTGAACGGCAGCAACGACGCGCCGCGCCTGGCTGCCACGGTGGTGGCGGCGGCCCTGTCCGAAGAAGGCCTGGCCCTGGGCAACCCCGACTCCGCCGGCTCGCCCGACACCACCAACCGCGCCGAACTCAGCGGCAGCCTGGGCGTCAGCGATGCCGACGGCGACACGCTCAGCTTCGCGCTGCAGGCGCCCACCGAGGCGCTGACCTCCGGCGGCCAGGCCATCACCTGGACGGGCGCCGGCACAGGCACCCTGTTGGGCAGTGCCGGCAGCGTGGAGGTCATCCGCGTCGAGGTGGATGCCACGGGCTACCGTGTGCAGTTGCTGGCGCCGCTGGACCACCCGGTCAACCCGGTCGAAGACCAGCTCCAGCTGGGCTTTGGCCTGACCGTGTCCGACGGTGTGGCCAGCGCGTCCGCCACGCTGAACGTGACGGTGGAGGACGACTCCCCGGTGGCCCTGAACGTGGTGCAGAACGTGCCCAAGGGCGCGGTGGTCACCAACCTGATGCTGGTCATCGACCTGTCCGGCAGCATGAACGAAGAATCGGGCGTGCTGGACCCCACCGACCCGACCGGCACCCTGCAGCTGACCCGCCTGCAATTGCAGAAGCAGGCCGTGCTGCGGCTGCTGGACGAGTACGACGCGCTGGGCGACGTGCAGGTGCGCCTGGTCACCTTCTCCACCCGCGCGAGCAAGGTGGGCGAGATCTGGGTGGACGTGGGCACGGCCCGCAGCCAGATCGAAACCCTGACGGCCGAAGGCTTCACCAACTACGACGCAGCGCTTGAAAGGGCCCGCGACGCCTTCGACGACGCCGGCAAGCTGGAACTGGGCCAGAACATCAGCTACTTCTTCTCCGACGGCCAGCCCACCACCGCCGACGGCGTCAACTTCCCGGCCCCCACGCTGGACCCCGCCACCGGCACCCTGGGCATCCAGCCGGGCGAGGAAAAGGTGTGGACCGACTTCCTCACGGTCAACGACATCACGTCCTACTCGCTGGGCCTGGGTGGCGCCGGTGTGGTCAGCGCGCACCTGGACCCTGTGGCCTACGACGGCGCGCGTGGCCTGAACACCGGCGGAACGGTGGTCACCGACCTGGCGCAGCTGACCGACACCCTGCTGTCCACCGTGACCTCGTCGGTCACTGGCCGCCTGTCAGTGGGCACGGGTGCGTCGGGCTCGGCCTTCGGTGCCGACCAGGGTGCGGTGTCCTCCCTGGGGGTGGGTTCGTCCAGGTACAACTTCGATCCGGAGACCGGCACGCTGTCGGTGCAAGGCGCCAACAACAGCCGCTTCGACGCCAGCACCCACCGCCTGAGCGTGGACCTGAGCAATGGCGGCACGCTGGTCGTGGACATGGACGACGGCACCTTCCTGTACACCGTGCCTTCGGGCGCGGGCACGCCGGGCTCCGACCAGCCGCAGCTGGACCGCTTCGACTTCACGCTGATCGACCACGACGGCGACGCCGCCTCCGGCTCGCTCAGCCTGGCCCGCAACGGTGCAACCCTGGAAGGCAGCGGCAACAGCGATGTGTTCCGCTGGAGCCTGGCGGACGCCGGCCCGGCGGGCGGCACAGCGGAAAACACCGTGACCGGCTTCGATGCCCAGGCGGTGGCCACCGGTGGCGACGTGCTGGACCTGCGTGACCTGCTGCAAGGCGAAACCGCGGCCACGCTGCAGAACTACCTGGACTTCGAGACCACCGCCAGCGGCACCACGCTGCACGTCAGTTCGACGGGCGGCTTCGCTGGCGGCAACTTCAGCTTTGGCGCGCAGGACCTGGCCATCCACCTGGACACCAACCTGCGCAGCGATCTGGGCCTGCAGGCCAGCGCCAGCGACAACCTGGTGATCAACGAGCTGCTGCGCCGCGGCAGCCTGACCGTGGACGCCTGA